In Fusobacterium sp., the following are encoded in one genomic region:
- a CDS encoding MurR/RpiR family transcriptional regulator: protein MTIEERACSTKLTKNEKKVLEYILQNLERACYMTSNEIAKKLKLGNTSVIRMAKSLGFSGYGEFKKKLALETLEKKYQKIDNHLPFEKITITNSIDLKQIPELVFQNMQNNILKDQNRNNAEKYIETAKKIIGAKRKYIAGFRNTYGIANYLTTVLSHVIPEVTHLNAQNGFEDQAIDMDENDVLILFTLPRYSQNALQVHKIAKERKCPVIVITNQLISPVTEGAAYVLVHSVDSLSFANSIVGVTLTVEILVSLISKLAGEKGKKRLEKLDEYMSETGMY from the coding sequence ATGACAATTGAAGAAAGAGCCTGCAGCACCAAACTTACCAAAAACGAAAAAAAAGTTCTAGAATACATACTTCAAAATTTGGAAAGAGCCTGCTATATGACGTCCAATGAAATAGCAAAAAAATTAAAACTGGGAAATACTTCAGTTATAAGAATGGCAAAATCTCTTGGATTTTCAGGATATGGAGAATTTAAAAAGAAACTGGCTTTGGAAACTTTAGAAAAAAAGTATCAGAAAATAGACAATCATCTACCTTTTGAAAAAATAACTATTACAAATTCTATAGATTTAAAACAAATACCTGAACTGGTATTTCAAAATATGCAAAATAATATTTTAAAAGATCAAAATAGAAATAACGCAGAAAAATATATAGAAACAGCTAAAAAAATAATAGGTGCAAAGAGAAAATATATAGCTGGTTTTCGCAATACCTATGGAATTGCCAATTATTTGACCACTGTCTTATCACATGTAATACCTGAAGTAACACATCTCAATGCACAGAATGGATTTGAAGATCAGGCTATAGATATGGATGAAAATGATGTATTGATACTTTTTACTCTACCTCGTTATTCACAAAATGCCTTACAAGTACACAAAATAGCAAAGGAACGTAAATGTCCTGTAATTGTGATTACTAATCAATTGATATCTCCAGTAACTGAAGGTGCTGCCTATGTCTTGGTACATAGTGTAGATTCTCTCAGTTTCGCCAATTCTATAGTAGGAGTGACATTAACTGTTGAAATATTAGTCAGTCTTATAAGCAAACTTGCAGGAGAAAAAGGAAAAAAAAGGCTTGAAAAACTAGATGAATATATGTCTGAAACTGGAATGTACTAA